A window of the Gossypium hirsutum isolate 1008001.06 chromosome A05, Gossypium_hirsutum_v2.1, whole genome shotgun sequence genome harbors these coding sequences:
- the LOC107943992 gene encoding uncharacterized protein, with protein MAERQPVRNVPDLNMQAMLREFERLFDQKLEPIQDHLDQVEMRGRRGRTPLSPPRNRNRRQFQDNKVSEPSGAESDQGSNVSERRRGRRHHGSREQERYDDDLKSIKLTIPHFHGRSDPEAYLEWEKKIELVFECHNYSEAKKVKLAAIEFSDYAMIWWDQFVTSRRRNGERPITTWTEMKAVMRRRFIPSYYHRELYQKLQNLTQGTKSVEDYYKEMEIAMIRADVQEDREATMARFLAGLNREIANIVELQHYVEIVDMVHMAIKVEKQIKKKGSARGYSYSNTSKWNQGSSKSASTNPIKEPTTPPKTLKPIAESSKGEMLVVKRNLSVQTSVDKLQRENLFHTRGLVKERVCSIVIDGGSCTNVASTYMVDKLALPTIKHPSPYKLQWLNEGVELKVTKQAKISFSIGNYHDEVLCDVVPMHAGHILLGRPWQFDRRVKHDGFANQYSFQHKGKNVTLVPLSPQQVMED; from the exons atggCAGAAAGACAACCCGTACGAAATGTGCCAGATTTAAATATGCAAGCAATGTTGCGCGAGTTTGAACGATTATTTGATCAAAAATTGGAACCAATTCAAGATCATCTTGATCAAGTGGAAATGAGAGGCCGCCGAGGAAGGACTCCTCTAAGTCCACCTAGAAATCGAAATCGAAGACAATTTCAAGACAATAAAGTTTCTGAACCAAGTGGGGCCGAAAGTGATCAAGGTTCAAACGTTAGTGAACGAAGGAGAGGTCGACGACATCATGGATCACGAGAACAAGAAAGGTATGATGACGATCTTAAAAGTATTAAACTAACTATTCCTCATTTCCATGGACGTTCAGATCCGGAAGCTTATTTGGAATGGGAGAAGAAAATTGAGTTAGTGTTTGAGTGCCACAATTATTCCGAGGCAAAGAAGGTTAAATTGGCAGCCAttgaattttcagattatgcaatgatTTGGTGGGACCAATTTGTCACGAGTCGAAGGAgaaatggcgagcgtcctatcACCACTTGGACCGAGATGAAAGCTGTGATGCGGCGAAGGTTTATTCCTTCATATTATcatcgggagttgtatcaaaagctccaaaatcTCACCCAAGGAACCAAAAGTGTGGAGGATTATTACAAGGAGATGGAGATCGCTATGATTCGCGCTGATGTACAAGAAGATCGTGAGGCCACTATGGCGCGATTCTTGGCTGGACTTAATCGGGAAATAGCTAACATcgttgagttgcaacactacgtgGAAATCGTAGATATGGTGCACATGGCTATCAAAGTCGAGAAGCAAATCAAAAAGAAAGGTTCTGCTCGAGGCTATTCTTATTCCAATACATCTAAATGGAACCAAGGTTCGAGTAAGAGTGCTTCTACTAATCCGATAAAAGAGCCAACAACACCACCAAAAACACTTAAGCCAATTgctgaatctagcaaag gtgaaatgctTGTGGTAAAAAGAAATCTTAGTGTCCAAACTTCCGTGGATAAACTACAACGTGAGAATTTATTCCATACGCGTGGACTTGTCAAAGAAAGGGTTTGTAGTATCGTGATTGATGGTGGAAGTTGCACTAACGTCGCAAGCACATACATGGTGGACAAACTTGCTTTGCCAACTATCAAGCATCCAAGTCCTTATAAAttgcaatggctcaatgaaggggTCGAATTGAAGGTGACCAAGCAAGCCAAGATTTCTTTCTCTATTGGGAACTACCATGATGAAGTATTATGTGATGTTGTACCCATGCATGCGGGTCATATTTTACTCGGAAGACCATGGCAATTTGACCGTCGAGTCAAACATGACGGTTTTGCTAATCAATATTCGTTTCAACATAAGGGTAAAAATGTTACTTTGGTACCCTTGTCCCCGCAACAAGTCATGGAAGATTAA